The Toxorhynchites rutilus septentrionalis strain SRP chromosome 1, ASM2978413v1, whole genome shotgun sequence genome contains the following window.
GACACATGTCGTTATGAAGATTCATCCCGTCGGGTTTCGATCATGATATCCAGCATTCGAAACAAGGAAGCAAAGTTTGCTCTATCAGATGTGCACACCGTTAAGCAGTTGAAGCTTCCATCGCAAACTCTCGCTTTCGACGAATTATCGGAAAAGTATCGCTACCTAAAGGGGCTCCCCGTTGATTCTTACCAAAACGTACGACCAAGAATTCTCATTGGGATCAACAACTGGCGTGTTGGTCACGTACTCGAAAGCAAAGAGGGAGAAGAAGCGGAACCCATCGCAGCGAAGACACGCTTGGGCTGGATGGTATTCGGAACGTGTTCTAGTGGTCGTTATCCGGTTTCAGTACATTACAGCTACCACATAAATTGTGGCTCCTCTAAAACTGATGAAGACTTGCACAAATCTGTAAAGGAGTTCTTTTCTTTGGATAGTTTGGGGATCATCAAGTCCGAAAAACCAATAATCAGCCGTGATGACGAGCGTGCTTTATACATGATGCGTTCGTTAACCACGCTAGAAGAAGACCGCTACCGGACGGGCATGCTATGGAAGTATGACGACGTGAGGATGCCGAACAGTAAGAGCATGGCGATGAAACGACTTCTTTGCTTAGAGCGGAGGATGGCACGGGAGCCAGAGCTAGCTAAGGCGCTCCGTCATAAGATGAACGACTATGTGGAAAAGGGATACGCTCGAAAGTTGACCCTTGAAGAACTGGAGCAGCCACGCGATCGGATTTGGTATTTACCGGTCTTTCCGGTGTTCAACCCGAACAAGCCCGGCAAGTTGCGGATAGTTTGGGACGCGGCAGCAGAGGTAAACGGTGTATCGCTGAATGCGTTTCTTCTTAAAGGTCCCGATCAGTTGACCGAGCTCCCATCAGTATTGTATAAGTTTCGCGAGCACCTGGTGGCCATTGGTGGGGACATCCGAGAGATGTTCCACCAGGTGCAGATGATTGAAGACGATCAACATTGTCTACGCTTTCTCTGGCGCACCGAGGATGCGCAAGATGAGCCTGATGTTTACGTTCTAGCCGGGATGTCGTTCGGAGCCACATGTTCTCCAAGCTGTGCTCAGTTCGTTATGAACGAGAAGGCCGAGAGGTTTCGATCGCAGTTCCCAGCAGCAGTTGATGTTATCCAGAAAGCCCACTACGTGGATGACATGCTTACCAGCGTAGAGACGGAAGATGACGCAATCGAACTGGCCCAACAAGTGAAACAAATTCACTCTCATGCGGGTTTCGAAATGCGAAACTGGGTTTCTAACTCCCGCAAAGTACTCAAAGCCATGGGCGAAGAGCAAGTTTCGGAGAAATCCATGGATATCGCCTCTGAGATGGCCAACGAAAAGGTCTTGGGTATGTGGTGGTCAACGAGCTCAGATACTTTcacatacaaaatgtttacacaACGCAATGAGAAAATTCTTCTGGAAGGAAAGCGTCCAACGAAGCGTGAATTGCTGCGGACCATGATGTCAATTTATGATCCCCTGGGAATGATTGCACATTACCTAATGTTCGTGAAAGTACTCCTTCAGGACGTGTGGAGATCAGGCGTGTCCTGGGACGAGTGTATAGCGGATCGAGAATGGGAAAAGTGGCAAACTTGGCTGCGCTTCCTCCCGAACCTGGAATCGTTGCAGATCCCACGCTGCTATCGGCTGTCTCTCTCAATTGGTCTTTGCACCAACATCCAACTCCACACTTTCGTAGATGCCAGTGAAGAAGGCTACGCTGCAGTGTGCTACTTCCGGTTCGAGGAACGCGGTCAAGTGGAATGTGCTCTAATTGGAGCAAAAAGTCGAGTCGCTCCTCTTAAATTTACCTCCATTCCGCGTCTCGAGCTCCAGGCAGCTGTTGTTGGTTCCCGATTGGCGAGCAATATCCAACAAGGTCACACGTATAATATCAACAAACCCTATTTTTGGACGGATGCTCGCGATGTCCTATGCTGGCTCAAGTCCGACCATCGACGATACAGTCCGTTTGTGGCCTTCCGCGTTAGTGAGCTGCTAGAGTCAACTGAATTTTCCGAATGACGGTGGGTTCCCACTCGTTTGAATGTGGCAGATGAAGCCACGAAGTGGAAGCGAGTGCCAAATTTGGACTTCGACAGCCGGTGGTTTAAAGCACCAGATTTTCTGTGGCAATCTGAAGACCGATGGCCAGAATTTCCATCGTTGGGACCCACAAATGAAGAACTTCGTCCGAAGCTGCTTCATCACACAGAAAAAAAGCAATGCATTGTGACGCTGAATGATTACACTCAATGGAAAACGCTTTTACAGGCTACTGCTCGTGCGCTACGATCTTCCAAAGGCACAGTAGCAGTACGTAGTTCGGAGAGCGATCCGCTAACACGTGATGATCTACGTGAAGCAGCAAACTATCTCTATCGGGAAGCGCAGGAAGACATCTATCGCAGGAACGGAGGCTACTCACATACTCTAAACCAGATAATGCTAAAAAAGTTCTCCCTAAGAAAAGTCCACTGTTCAAGCTAGAACCATTTGTCGACGATGAAGGTGTATTACGGCTTCGAGGTCGCCTGAGCGCGTGCAACCTCATTGATGAAACCCAGAAACATCCCATCATTCTACCACGGCAGCATCTGGTTACTCATCTGGTGGTTAAACAGGTACATGAGGATTTCCACCACCAATGCCATCAAACCGTGCTCAATGAAATTAGAAGCAAGTTTTACGTCCCTCGTCTACGCGTAGTCTACGGAAAAGTGCGACGAAACTGTCAGGAATGCCAGATACTTCTCGCCAAGCCGGATCTACCAGCGATGGCCGACTTACCGAGAGCTCGTTTAGCAGCGTTCATCAGGCCATTTTCATTCATGGGCCTTGACTATTTCGGACCCATGCAAGTCACTGTCGGACGCCGTGTGGAAAAGCGTTGGGGTGTTTTAGCCACTTGCCTCACAACCCGTGCAGTGCACATTGAGTTAGCACATACTCTGACGACGGCTTCTTGCATTATGATTTTGCGGAACATCATGTCTCGACGCGGAGTCCCAATCGAAATAATTAGTGACCGTGGGACAAATCTGGTCGGCACGAGCAAAGAGCTAAAGAAAGCATTGGAACAGGTGGACGAAAATCGCCTAATGTCCGAATTCACAACCGAAGAAACGAAATGGTCGTTTAATCCCCCAGCTTCCCCCCATATGGGAGGGAGTTGGGAAAGATTGATTCAGTCCGTAAAGAAGATCCTGATTCAAATCCTTCCAACATCGCATCACCCAACAGATGAAGTTCTCCGAAACACCCTGGTCGAGATCGAAAATATCATAAACTCTCGTCCGCTGACGTACGTTGCCGTCGACAATGAAAGTTCCCCTGCCTTAACGCCCAATGACATCCTAGTAGGTTCATCAAACGGATTAAAACCATTGGTAACCTACGACGACAGTGGATCGGCCCTTCGAGCAGCGTGGAAATCATCACAAGTGTTAGCCAATATCTTCTGGAAGAGATGGTTAGCTGAGTATCTCCCCGAAATTACGCGACGGTCAAAGTGGTTCAAACCAGCACGCCCAATTCAGGTAGGCGATGAAGTAATCATCGTTGATTCGAACTTTCCAAGGAATTGCTGGCCAAGAGGTCGCGTGATCGGCACGAAACCTTCCAATGACGGTCAGGTAAGGTCCGCTACGGTACAAACCAATTCCGGAGTGTACGAACGACCAGCGGTTAGATTAGCTGTGTTGGACGTCAGCACAGAGAAGAGTGAACCGGATAAGGATCCGGCCACCGGGGGGGCTGTTGCGTACATccctgatgagaagcaacgcgcTGACGTTTGAACTGCGAGAGCTTTGAAATCCACCTTGTTCAGGTTCTTGAAAAGCGACGTTATCTCTACTCACTTGATAAactctgtatatatatatatatatatatatatatatatatatatatatatatatatatatatatatatatatatatatatagtacaAAGTTAGATTAGATTACAGAGTTTATCAAGTGAGTAGAGATAACGTCGCTTTTCAAGAACCTGAACAAGGTGGATTTCAAAGCTCTCGCAGTTCAAACGTCAgcgcgttgcttctcatcagggATGTACGCAACAGCCCCCCCGGTGGCCGGATCCTTATCCGGTTCACTCTTCTCTGTGCTGACGTCCAACACAGCTAATCTAACCGCTGGTCGTTCGTACACTCCGGAATTGGTTTGTACCGTAGCGGACCTTACCTGACCGTCATTGGAAGGTTTCGTGCCGATCACGCGACCTCTTGGCCAGCAATTCCTTGGAAAGTTCGAATCAACGATGATTACTTCATCGCCTACCTGAATTGGGCGTGCTGGTTTGAACCACTTTGACCGTCGCGTAATTTCGGGGAGATACTCAGCTAACCATCTCTTCCAGAAGATATTGGCTAACACTTGTGATGATTTCCACGCTGCTCGAAGGGCCGATCCACTGTCGTCGTAGGTTACCAATGGTTTTAATCCGTTTGATGAACCTACTAGGATGTCATTGGGCGTTAAGGCAGGGGAACTTTCATTGTCGACGGCAACGTACGTCAGCGGACGAGAGTTTATGATATTTTCGATCTCGACCAGGGTGTTTCGGAGAACTTCATCTGTTGGGTGATGCGATGTTGGAAGGATTTGAATCAGGATCTTCTTTACGGACTGAATCAATCTTTCCCAACTCCCTCCCATATGGGGGGAAGCTGGGGGATTAAACGACCATTTCGTTTCTTCGGTTGTGAATTCGGACATTAGGCGATTTTCGTCCACCTGTTCCAATGCTTTCTTTAGCTCTTTGCTCGTGCCGACCAGATTTGTCCCACGGTCACTAATTATTTCGATTGGGACTCCGCGTCGAGACATGATGTTCCGCAAAATCATAATGCAAGAAGCCGTCGTCAGAGTATGTGCTAACTCAATGTGCACTGCACGGGTTGTGAGGCAAGTGGCTAAAACACCCCAACGCTTTTCCACACGGCGTCCGACAGTGACTTGCATGGGTCCGAAATAGTCAAGGCCCATGAATGAAAATGGCCTGATGAACGCTGCTAAACGAGCTCTCGGTAAGTCGGCCATCGCTGGTAGATCCGGCTTGGCGAGAAGTATCTGGCATTCCTGACAGTTTCGTCGCACTTTTCCGTAGACTACGCGTAGACGAGGGACGTAAAACTTGCTTCTAATTTCATTGAGCACGGTTTGATGGCATTGGTGGTGGAAATCCTCATGTACCTGTTTAACCACCAGATGAGTAACCAGATGCTGCCGTGGTAGAATGATGGGATGTTTCTGGGTTTCATCAATGAGGTTGCACGCGCTCAGGCGACCTCGAAGCCGTAATACACCTTCATCGTCGACAAATGGTTCTAGCTTGAACAGTGGACTTTTCTTAGGGAGAACTTTTTTAGCATTATCTGGTTTAGAGTATGTGAGTAGCCTCCGTTCTTCCGGATAGATGTCTTCCTGCGCTTCCCGATAGAGATAGTTTGCTGCTTCACGTAGATCATCACGTGTTAGCGGATCGCTCTCCGAACTACGTACTGCTACTGTGCCTTTGGAAGATCGTAGCGCACGAGCAGTAGCCTGTAAAAGCGTTTTCCATTGAGTGTAATCATTCAGCGTCACAATGCATTGCTTTTTTTCTGTGTGATGAAGCAGCTTCGGACGAAGTTCTTCATTTGTGGGTCCCAACGATGGAAATTCTGGCCATCGGTCTTCAGATTGCCACAGAAAATCTGGTGCTTTAAACCACCGGCTGTCGAAGTCCAAATTTGGCACTCGCTTCCACTTCGTGGCTTCATCTGCCACATTCAAACGAGTGGGAACCCACCGCCATTCGGAAAATTCAGTTGACTCTAGCAGCTCACTAACGCGGAAGGCCACAAACGGACTGTATCGTCGATGGTCGGACTTGAGCCAGCATAGGACATCGCGAGCATCCGTCCAAAAATAGGGTTTGTTGATATTATACGTGTGACCTTGTTGGATATTGCTCGCCAATCGGGAACCAACAACAGCTGCCTGGAGCTCGAGACGCGGAATGGAGGTGAATTTAAGAGGAGCGACTCGACTTTTTGCTCCAATTAGAGCACATTCCACTTGACCGCGTTCCTCGAACCGGAAGTAGCACACTGCAGCGTAGCCTTCTTCACTGGCATCTACGGAAGTGTGGAGTTGGATGTTGGTGCAAAGACCAATTGAGAGAGACAGCCGATAGCAGCGTGGGATCTGCAACGATTCCAGGTTCGGGAGGAAGCGCAGCCAAGTTTGCCACTTTTCCCATTCTCGATCCGCTATACACTCGTCCCAGGACACGCCTGATCTCCACACGTCCTGAAGGAGTACTTTCACGAACATTAGGTAATGTGCAATCATTCCCAGGGGATCATAAATTGACATCATGGTCCGCAGCAATTCACGCTTCGTTGGACGCTTTCCTTCCAGAAGAATTTTCTCATTGCGTtgtgtaaacattttgtatgtgAAAGTATCTGAGCTCGTTGACCACCACATACCCAAGACCTTTTCGTTGGCCATCTCAGAGGCGATATCCATGGATTTCTCCGAAACTTGCTCTTCGCCCATGGCTTTGAGTACTTTGCGGGAGTTAGAAACCCAGTTTCGCATTTCGAAACCCGCATGAGAGTGAATTTGTTTCACTTGTTGGGCCAGTTCGATTGCGTCATCTTCCGTCTCTACGCTGGTAAGCATGTCATCCACGTAGTGGGCTTTCTGGATAACATCAACTGCTGCTGGGAACTGCGATCGAAACCTCTCGGCCTTCTCGTTCATAACGAACTGAGCACAGCTTGGAGAACATGTGGCTCCGAACGACATCCCGGCTAGAACGTAAACATCAGGCTCATCTTGCGCATCCTCGGTGCGCCAGAGAAAGCGTAGACAATGTTGATCGTCTTCAATCATCTGCACCTGGTGGAACATCTCTCGGATGTCCCCACCAATGGCCACCAGGTGCTCGCGAAACTTATACAATACTGATGGGAGCTCGGTCAACTGATCGGGACCTTTAAGAAGAAACGCATTCAGCGATACACCGTTTACCTCTGCTGCCGCGTCCCAAACTATCCGCAACTTGCCGGGCTTGTTCGGGTTGAACACCGGAAAGACCGGTAAATACCAAATCCGATCGCGTGGCTGCTCCAGTTCTTCAAGGGTCAACTTTCGAGCGTATCCCTTTTCCACATAGTCGTTCATCTTATGACGGAGCGCCTTAGCTAGCTCTGGCTCCCGTGCCATCCTCCGCTCTAAGCAAAGAAGTCGTTTCATCGCCATGCTCTTACTGTTCGGCATCCTCACGTCGTCATACTTCCATGGCATGCCCGTCCGGTAGCGGTCTTCTTCTAGCGTGGTTAACGAACGCATCATGTTTAAAGCACGCTCGTCGTCACTGCTGATTATTGGTTTTTCGGACTTGATGATCCCCAAACTATCCAAAGAAAAGAACTCCTTTACAGATTTGTGCAAGTCTTCATCAGTTTTAGAGGAGCCACAATTTATGTGGTAGCTGTAATGTACTGAAACCGGATAACGACCACTAGAACACGTTCCGAATACCATCCAGCCCAAGCGTGTCTTCGCTGCGATGGGTTCCGCTTCTTCTCCCTCTTTGCTTTCGAGTACGTGACCAACACGCCAGTTGTTGATCCCAATGAGAATTCTTGGTCGTACGTTTTGGTAAGCTTTGGAGAGCTTTGAAATCCACCTTGTTCAGGTTCTTGAAAAGCGACGTTATCTCTACTCACTTGATAAACTCTGTAATCTAATCTAACTTtgtactatatatatatataatatatatatatatatatatatatatatatatatatatatatatatatatatatatatatatatatatatatatatatatatatatatgttggaATTATATAAGCTGTGCTTCATCTAATTATCCATATCTGTGCTACAATGTAATTGAACCCAACTCTGTTATAGTTTGGAATTAATGTGTAACATTTGACGTTTCTCTGCTGTACTGTACTTtatcatttttctttttttctctcaataaaacCTGTAACGACACGGACGTACATTATCTTTACTGCGCGTTTTCATTATATTAACAGGTTATGTGCCCTGACGCGGAAATTTTTTCGTCGTGTGAAAAGTGATTATTCGGTACGCGGGTGATAAAATGATTGGAGGCGAATGCGAAAACGATGCTGGAACCTCGGTTCGAGGAAATATAGCACCAGCTGGAGGAGCTGGCACGGTAGTTCACAACATTTCGAGTCTTCCGGGAATCGAGCGACTCACTGGTCGAAGTAACTGGCCCACATGGAAGTTTGCGGTGCAAACATATTTGGAGCTGGAGGATCTATGGAGCGCTGTCAAGCCGGAGAAAAATGAGGACGGAACCGACAAAATAGTTAACGCCACATCCGATCGCCGAGCGAGAGCAAAAATCATTTTGCTGCTCGACCCCGTAAATTACGTGCACGTCAAAGAAGCAAAATCTGCCAAGGAAGTTTGGGCGAAACTGGAAAGTGCTTTCGACGACACAGGATTGACAAGAAGAGTTGGATTGCTGCACAAGTTGATAAAAACTGAGCTGTCCGCTTGTTCGTCGATGGACGACTACGTCAACCGGATTGTTACGACCGCACACCAGCTGAATGGAATAAATTTCCGATTTCCGACGAATGGATAGGAACATTGCTACTGGCCGGTCTCCCCGATGAATATCGTCCGATGATTATGGCTCTTGAGAATTCGGGTACGCCGATTACAGGTGACGCAATAAAGACAAAGCTGCTGCAAGAGGTAAAATTTCCAGCGGAGGACGCTGCATTGCTGGCAAACCAACGGACGGGAACAGTGAGAAGCAGCGGAGTTGGAAACTTTAAACCGAAGAACGAAGCGAAGAATAATCCCCCGAAAGGACCAAAGTGCCGGAAGTGTCACAAATTTGGACACATTGCTCGAGAATGCAGAAGCGTAAAAAAAGATGCTTTCTGTGCGGTATTATCaactttttcgtcaaagaaggtATCTGATTGGTTCATTGATTCTGGTGCAAGCGTGCACATGACGAACAACCCGGAATTTCTGGAAAATTTGCAGCCATCGAGCGGATCTGTTATTGCTGCTAACGGAAGCGGGATGAAGGTAACGGCAACTGGTTCGGCCAGCTTAAAGCCGACATGTCAGGAGAATTGCATTCCTGTTCATGATGTTCAACTAATCCCGGAGCTTTCTGTAAATCTACTTTCCGTAAATCAAATAGTTAAAAAAGGATATACTGTTGTGTTCACTGATGCTGGATGTAAGATTTCGAACAGCGACGGTAGAATTATTGCCACAGGTAGTCACGAGAATGAGTTGTTTTCACTCAAACAGCGGCCGGCGGATGTGAAGAATGCTTTGGCTTGCTCGATAGCAACCAGCGCGAAGGTTTGGCATCAGCGGCTGGGACATTTGAACTTCAAAAGTGTCAAGAAGTTAGCCAACGGATTGGTGGATGGAATCGCAATCAACAACACAAATACGATAAACTGCAAGGTGTGTGCAATGGGAAAACATTGTCGGCATCCCTTTAGCAAAGAAGGTTCACGTGCAATGGAAATACTCGATGTGGTGCACACAGACGTTTGCGGCCCCATGGAAGTGAAATCACTTGGCGGAAGCAGGTATTATATTGTATTCGTAGATGACAAATCTCGGAAGATGTGGACGTATTTCCTCAAAACGAAATCGGAAGCCGAAGTATTGAGAACCTTCCAAGAGTTCCATGTGATGGTCGAACGACAATCCGGACGGAAAATAAAGGTGGTTCGTAGCGATAACGGGAAGGAGTACGTAAATAAAGGattcgaaaaatatttaaaaatacacGGTATTCAACACCAGAAAACTACCGTATACACCCCGGAGGAAAACGGCATGGCAGAGCGTGCAAACCGTTCCATTGTTGAACGTGCTCGTTGCTTACTGTTCGAAGCAGGGCTGGCAAAGACGTTTTGGGCTGAAGCCGTACACACATCCGTTTATTTGCTTAACCGGTCCCCTACGCAAGGTCACGACTTTACTCCCGAACAAGTCTGGTCCGGAAAGAAACCGAATGTGTCCCACCTTAGGATCTTCGGCACCAAGGCGATGGTGCAAGTGCCCAAACAAAGGCGACAGAAGTGGGATCCCAAGTCCCGCGAATGCATTTTCGTGGGATACGACGGCAACACGAAAGGATATCGGCTCTATGATCCGCAGTCGTGTAAAATTTCCATCAGTCGCGAAGTGTGTTTCATCGACGAAGGTATATCAAGTTCACCAGTTGAGAAGCAGCATCCAGTTTTGATCCCGCTAGACGTCGAGTTCATCGCTTCACCGATAACTTTGGTCGAGAAGAGCGAAGACAACGACGACGAGGAAGAGTCCTTCACGGATTGCAACAGTGAAGACGAGGGAGATTTCAACGGTTACGACGTGACTCCTGTGCTCTCACCGCGCAAAACTTCAAATCCACCTCAGTCACAGGTGTTGAGGCGTAGCGGTCGGGAGCACAAAATTCTAGGCAAGTATAATGACTATCAAATAACGAATAAAGGTCTGCCGCATTCTAAAATTTTACAGAAAGCTGGTACGAACGAGAGCGAATTGGTTGCACCAGCCCAGCTCACATCCCAGGAGCAGTTCAGTGGGATCGCAACCGCGATCGATATGGATCCAATGACTAGTGGTGATCCGGTTACACATCAAGAGGCGCTATTGCGGGATGACGCGACACTCTGGAAACGAGCAATGCTTGAGGAGTATGATGCGCTGATGGCAAACGACACGTGGATACTAACTGAGCTGCCTGAAGGAAGAAGACCGATCAAATGTAAATGGGTCTTTAAGACCAAGCACGACGCAAACGGCAACGTGAACAGACACAAGGCCCGCCTAGTCGTAAAAGGCTTCTCGCAGCGAGAGGGGGTGGACTATAACGAGACCTACTCACCCGTGGTCCGTCATAGCTCCCTGCGATACCTTTTCGCCTTGTCAGCCAGGCATGGATTCTCCATTGACCAAATGGATGCAACAACGGCTTTCCTCCAAGGAGAGTTGCCAGAAGAAATTTACATGGACCAGCCGCCGTGTTTTCAAAGGTCCGACCAGCCAAGACTGGTTTGCCGTTTGAATAAAGCTCTCTATGGCCTTAAACAATCGAGCCGCGTTTGGAACGCTAAACTCGATGCGGCGCTGCGTAGGTTCAGACTGACATCTTCGAATTTCGACCCATGTTTATATTATCGTATCGAATGCAATAGGATGATATTTGTTGCGATATACGTAGACGACGTGATCATCTTTTCCAATGATGATATGTGGACCAGCGACATCAAGAAGAAGCTGCACAACAC
Protein-coding sequences here:
- the LOC129761071 gene encoding uncharacterized protein LOC129761071 gives rise to the protein MVFGTCSSGRYPVSVHYSYHINCGSSKTDEDLHKSVKEFFSLDSLGIIKSEKPIISSDDERALNMMRSLTTLEEDRYRTGMPWKYDDVRMPNSKSMAMKRLLCLERRMAREPELAKALRHKMNDYVEKGYARKLTLEELEQPRDRIWYLPVFPVFNPNKPGKLRIVWDAAAEVNGVSLNAFLLKGPDQLTELPSVLYKFREHLVAIGGDIREMFHQVQMIEDDQHCLRFLWRTEDAQDEPDVYVLAGMSFGATCSPSCAQFVMNEKAERFRSQFPAAVDVIQKAHYVDDMLTSVETEDDAIELAQQVKQIHSHAGFEMRNWVSNSRKVLKAMGEEQVSEKSMDIASEMANEKVLGMWWSTSSDTFTYKMFTQRNEKILLEGKRPTKRELLRTMMSIYDPLGMIAHYLMFVKVLLQDVWRSGVSWDECIADREWEKWQTWLRFLPNLESLQIPRCYRLSLSIGLCTNIQLHTSVDASEEGYAAVCYFRFEERGQVECALIGAKSRVAPLKFTSIPRLELQAAVVGSRLASNIQQGHTYNINKPYFWTDARDVLCWLKSDHRRYSPFVAFRVSELLESTEFSEWRWVPTRLNVADEATKWKRVPNLDFDSRWFKAPDFLWQSEDRWPEFPSLGPTNEELRPKLLHHTEKKQCIVTLNDYTQWKTLLQATARALRSSKGTVAVRSSESDPLTRDDLREAANYLYREAQEDIYPEERRLLTYSKPDNAKKVLPKKSPLFKLEPFVDDEGVLRLRGRLSACNLIDETQKHPIILPRQHLVTHLVVKQVHEDFHHQCHQTVLNEIRSKFYVPRLRVVYGKVRRNCQECQILLAKPDLPAMADLPRARLAAFIRPFSFMGLDYFGPMQVTVGRRVEKRWGVLATCLTTRAVHIELAHTLTTASCIMILRNIMSRRGVPIEIISDRGTNLVGTSKELKKALEQVDENRLMSEFTTEETKWSFNPPASPHMGGSWERLIQSVKKILIQILPTSHHPTDEVLRNTLVEIENIINSRPLTYVAVDNESSPALTPNDILVGSSNGLKPLVTYDDSGSALRAAWKSSQVLANIFWKRWLAEYLPEITRRSKWFKPARPIQVGDEVIIVDSNFPRNCWPRGRVIGTKPSNDGQVRSATVQTNSGVYERPAVRLAVLDVSTEKSEPDKDPATGGAVAYIPDEKQRADV